Proteins encoded together in one Aggregicoccus sp. 17bor-14 window:
- the nrfD gene encoding NrfD/PsrC family molybdoenzyme membrane anchor subunit → MKRLQGEQERTALPARADGRNVDPALGTLSGEGAHQQVKRLAAEHPTPDTVAQLPSEFPAQPSPTYYDQPMLKAPVWTWAIPAYFYVGGLAGATSALGAASALLAPGRHPDLLRASRWVGTAGDVVSAALLIDDLGRPSRFLHMLRVFRVTSPMSVGTYVLSLSGACNTASLVLGGRPGVAGRLGRYAELGAGALGLALCTYTGVLIANTAVPVWQLGHRELPVLFAGSAVSSAASLLQLFPLGEREQRLLHRYGVVGKAVELAAGHALERSVKRAPQAARSLKEGLSGALWQASKVLTAASLALSLLPGRHRPLQRRAAALLGTAGALALRFGLMKAGARSTLNPRASFEPQRAGLGAAAVLGPTPDPQGGKPFSFPLPVVS, encoded by the coding sequence GTGAAGCGGCTCCAGGGTGAGCAGGAGCGCACGGCGCTGCCGGCGCGCGCGGACGGACGCAACGTGGACCCGGCGCTGGGCACGCTCTCGGGCGAGGGTGCGCACCAGCAGGTGAAGCGGCTCGCGGCGGAGCACCCCACGCCGGACACCGTGGCCCAGCTGCCGAGCGAGTTCCCCGCGCAGCCGAGCCCCACCTACTACGACCAGCCGATGCTCAAGGCCCCGGTGTGGACCTGGGCCATCCCCGCCTACTTCTACGTGGGCGGGCTCGCCGGAGCGACGAGCGCGCTGGGCGCGGCCTCCGCGCTGCTCGCGCCCGGGCGCCACCCGGACCTGCTGCGCGCGAGCCGCTGGGTGGGCACCGCCGGAGACGTCGTGAGCGCGGCGCTGCTCATCGACGACCTGGGCCGCCCCTCGCGCTTCCTCCACATGCTGCGCGTCTTCCGCGTCACCTCGCCCATGAGCGTGGGCACCTACGTGCTCAGCCTCTCGGGCGCGTGCAACACGGCGTCGCTCGTGCTGGGCGGGCGCCCGGGTGTGGCCGGAAGGCTGGGGCGCTACGCGGAGCTGGGCGCGGGCGCGCTGGGGCTCGCGCTGTGCACGTACACGGGGGTGCTCATCGCCAACACGGCAGTGCCGGTGTGGCAGCTCGGCCACCGCGAGCTGCCGGTGCTCTTCGCGGGCTCGGCCGTCTCCAGCGCCGCGTCCCTCCTGCAGCTCTTTCCGCTCGGCGAGCGCGAGCAGCGGCTGCTGCACCGCTACGGCGTGGTGGGCAAGGCTGTGGAGCTCGCGGCGGGGCACGCGCTGGAGCGCAGCGTGAAGCGCGCCCCGCAGGCCGCGCGCTCGCTGAAGGAGGGACTGAGCGGTGCGCTGTGGCAGGCGAGCAAGGTGCTCACCGCGGCGAGCCTCGCGCTCTCGCTGCTGCCCGGGCGCCACCGCCCCCTGCAGCGCCGCGCCGCGGCGCTGCTGGGCACGGCGGGCGCGCTCGCGCTGCGCTTCGGGCTGATGAAGGCGGGAGCGCGCAGCACCTTGAACCCGCGCGCGAGCTTCGAGCCACAGCGTGCGGGGCTCGGCGCCGCAGCGGTGCTGGGGCCGACACCCGACCCGCAGGGCGGGAAGCCCTTCTCCTTCCCGCTGCCCGTGGTGAGCTGA
- a CDS encoding DUF1440 domain-containing protein translates to MIRYRTGYPLRRREHDSLVADLLCGAAAGLLGALAMTPVMTRLAKPLSRALDEEQKGGGKQEPATEKTARKLLEPVGVRVRGERKKKLGNVVHFGYGTVWGAIYGALWGRTRLAGKLFGLGFGTALFVLGDELGVPALKLAPPPQETPASTHLSALGAHWVYGATTEAAFRGLSRLAARA, encoded by the coding sequence ATGATCCGCTACCGCACGGGCTACCCCCTCCGCCGCCGCGAGCACGACTCGCTCGTGGCCGACCTCCTCTGTGGCGCCGCCGCCGGCCTGCTGGGCGCGCTGGCCATGACGCCGGTGATGACCCGCCTCGCGAAGCCGCTCAGCCGCGCGCTGGACGAGGAGCAGAAGGGCGGCGGCAAGCAGGAGCCCGCCACCGAGAAGACGGCGCGCAAGCTGCTCGAGCCCGTGGGCGTGCGCGTGCGCGGCGAGCGCAAGAAGAAGCTCGGCAACGTGGTGCACTTCGGCTACGGCACCGTGTGGGGCGCCATCTACGGCGCGCTGTGGGGCCGCACCCGGCTGGCCGGCAAGCTCTTCGGCCTGGGCTTCGGCACCGCGCTCTTCGTCCTCGGTGACGAGCTGGGCGTGCCCGCGCTGAAGCTCGCGCCGCCGCCGCAGGAAACGCCCGCCAGCACCCACCTGAGCGCGCTGGGTGCCCACTGGGTGTACGGCGCGACGACCGAGGCCGCCTTCCGCGGGCTCTCGCGCCTCGCCGCGCGGGCCTGA
- a CDS encoding 4Fe-4S dicluster domain-containing protein, which yields MASAQKGFFTDTTLCIGCKACEVACKQWNQLPDDGFHFTGMSYDNTGHLGSSTWRHVSFVERPGTGCPSIERPAMPEAPGARAGNFSWLMMSDVCKHCERAGCLEACPTGAIVRTEFDTVYIQPDVCNGCGYCISACPFGVVDRREDDGRAWKCTLCYDRLGDGMQPACAKACPTSSIQFGDLVQLKVQAEARVEELHGKGLKEAYLYGDSAASQPGTGGLHAFFLLVDKPEVYNLPPDPEVPTLKGKRSWKSAGLAMLGLAALALGTVLLDAEVGR from the coding sequence ATGGCGAGCGCGCAGAAGGGCTTCTTCACCGACACCACGCTCTGCATCGGCTGCAAGGCCTGCGAGGTCGCGTGCAAGCAGTGGAACCAGCTGCCCGACGACGGCTTCCACTTCACCGGCATGTCCTACGACAACACCGGGCACCTGGGCTCGAGCACCTGGCGCCACGTGAGCTTCGTGGAGAGGCCGGGCACCGGGTGCCCGAGCATCGAGCGCCCCGCGATGCCCGAGGCGCCGGGCGCGCGCGCAGGCAACTTCAGCTGGCTGATGATGTCGGACGTGTGCAAGCACTGCGAGCGCGCCGGCTGCCTCGAGGCCTGCCCCACGGGCGCCATCGTGCGCACCGAGTTCGACACCGTCTACATCCAGCCGGACGTGTGCAACGGCTGCGGCTACTGCATCAGCGCGTGCCCCTTCGGCGTGGTGGACCGGCGCGAGGACGACGGGCGCGCGTGGAAGTGCACCCTCTGCTACGACCGGCTGGGAGACGGGATGCAGCCCGCGTGCGCCAAGGCCTGCCCCACCTCCAGCATCCAGTTCGGCGACCTGGTGCAGCTCAAGGTGCAGGCGGAGGCGCGCGTGGAGGAGCTGCACGGCAAGGGGCTGAAGGAGGCCTACCTCTACGGAGACAGCGCCGCGAGCCAGCCGGGCACGGGCGGACTGCACGCCTTCTTCCTCCTGGTGGACAAGCCCGAGGTCTACAACCTGCCGCCCGACCCCGAGGTGCCCACGCTCAAGGGCAAGCGCAGCTGGAAGAGCGCGGGGCTCGCGATGCTGGGACTCGCCGCGCTCGCGCTGGGCACGGTGCTGCTGGACGCGGAGGTGGGGCGGTGA
- a CDS encoding 4Fe-4S dicluster domain-containing protein, with translation MPPLSDRYPLPVLPSDAGGAPSRPWRSLAERQASPSTMGDGGEFLPGEDEAPQGIERRTLLQLAAASLAAAGLSGCFRPPAEKVMPYAQAPAGLTPGVPLHYATGLVLGGFTTGLVVESREGRPLKVEGNPAHPESRGRALAQEQASLLGLYDPDRARTARGPGGPTSREALLDFVRAWGSALGTGERLRLLVEPTASPLVQDLYARLQARFPSARLVPFGPAQAASLQGAQLAYGRPLQAQRALAAAEVVVALDADLLTERPGALRANRELAEARAASPSHRLHVAESAYSLTGAYADSRLRVRPSQVERLLRALAAELSTALSSVGLRAGAAPGGLSEPERAWVQAAAQDLLSARGRGLVAVGERHGATLHALAFALNEALGNTGHTVLLTEPLLQPAPDPGALARLVEELRAGQVDTLLVTAWNPVYAAPADLDLGSALALAPHALYLGLHEDETSARCAWFAPATHPFERWADGRALDGTASILQPLIAPLFPGCLDEVALLSALVGEPLDAHAQLQRLWRTRAGDAGFEAKWEGWLAEGVVPDTAAPATRAALEARALQPLLERPLPEPEPAGRLELALALDARVLDGRLANNAWLQELPDPLTQLTWDNAALLSPDTARRLGVEDGQHVRLSLPGRSVEVPALLAPGHAEDTVTLALGGGREGGEHVARGVGVNAYRLRTQAEPWFAAGLQLHPLSARSELAVRQLHGRMLERPIALQVPQEELERKPELLEGLREEKQHLYPSLTREGGYRWGMAIDLHRCTGCSACVVACQAENNIPSVGRDGVRRGREMHWLRIDRYFLGEESDPAVIHQPVMCVHCEYAPCEYVCPVNATVHSDEGLNEMVYNRCIGTRYCSNNCPYKVRRFNFLDYTPKGALARMHQNPEVSVRSRGVMEKCTYCVQRIERARIAARIDAGGRGRRIGRDEVRTACQQTCPTDAIVFGDLNDPEAEVSRRHADARHYRLLNELGTRPRTVHLVRVKHPTRRRT, from the coding sequence ATGCCACCGCTGAGCGACCGCTACCCCCTGCCCGTGCTCCCGTCCGACGCCGGGGGCGCACCGTCGCGTCCGTGGCGCAGCCTCGCGGAGCGCCAGGCGTCACCGAGCACGATGGGCGACGGGGGCGAGTTCCTCCCGGGCGAGGACGAGGCGCCGCAGGGAATCGAGCGGCGCACGCTGCTGCAGCTCGCCGCCGCCTCCCTCGCCGCCGCGGGGCTCTCCGGCTGCTTCCGCCCGCCGGCGGAGAAGGTGATGCCCTACGCGCAGGCGCCCGCGGGGCTCACCCCCGGCGTGCCCCTGCACTACGCCACCGGCCTCGTGCTGGGCGGCTTCACCACGGGGCTGGTGGTGGAGAGCCGCGAGGGGCGCCCCCTCAAGGTGGAGGGCAACCCCGCGCACCCGGAGAGCCGCGGGCGCGCGCTCGCGCAGGAGCAGGCGAGCCTGCTGGGCCTCTACGACCCGGACCGTGCCCGCACGGCGCGCGGGCCCGGCGGCCCCACCTCGCGCGAGGCGCTGCTCGACTTCGTGCGCGCGTGGGGCAGCGCGCTGGGCACGGGCGAGCGGCTGCGCCTGCTGGTGGAGCCCACCGCCTCGCCGCTGGTGCAGGACCTCTACGCGCGGCTGCAGGCGCGCTTTCCCTCCGCGCGCCTCGTGCCCTTCGGCCCCGCACAGGCGGCCTCGCTGCAGGGCGCACAGCTCGCCTACGGCCGGCCGCTGCAGGCGCAGCGCGCGCTCGCGGCCGCCGAGGTGGTGGTGGCGCTGGACGCGGACCTGCTCACCGAGCGCCCCGGCGCGCTGAGGGCAAACCGCGAGCTGGCCGAGGCGCGCGCGGCCTCGCCCTCGCATCGCCTGCACGTGGCCGAGAGCGCCTACAGCCTCACCGGCGCGTACGCGGACAGCCGGCTGCGCGTGCGCCCCTCGCAGGTGGAGCGGCTGCTGCGCGCGCTCGCGGCCGAGCTCTCCACGGCGCTCTCCTCCGTGGGGCTGCGGGCGGGCGCCGCGCCCGGGGGCCTGAGCGAGCCCGAGCGCGCGTGGGTGCAGGCGGCGGCCCAGGACCTGCTCTCCGCGCGCGGCCGTGGCCTGGTGGCGGTGGGCGAGCGCCACGGTGCAACCCTGCACGCGCTCGCCTTCGCGCTCAACGAGGCGCTGGGCAACACAGGTCACACGGTGCTCCTCACCGAGCCCCTGCTGCAGCCCGCGCCGGACCCGGGTGCGCTCGCGCGGCTGGTGGAGGAGCTGCGCGCGGGCCAGGTGGACACGCTGCTCGTCACCGCGTGGAACCCCGTCTACGCCGCGCCCGCGGACCTGGACCTCGGGAGCGCGCTCGCGCTCGCGCCGCACGCGCTCTATCTCGGCCTGCACGAGGACGAGACGTCCGCGCGCTGCGCCTGGTTCGCCCCCGCCACCCACCCCTTCGAGCGCTGGGCGGACGGGCGCGCGCTGGACGGCACCGCGAGCATCCTCCAGCCGCTCATCGCCCCGCTCTTCCCCGGCTGCCTCGACGAGGTGGCGCTGCTCTCGGCCCTGGTGGGCGAGCCGCTCGATGCGCACGCGCAGCTGCAGCGGCTGTGGCGCACGCGCGCAGGGGACGCCGGCTTCGAGGCGAAGTGGGAGGGCTGGCTCGCGGAAGGGGTGGTGCCCGATACGGCCGCTCCCGCGACCCGCGCAGCGCTGGAGGCGCGCGCACTGCAGCCGCTGCTCGAGCGGCCCCTGCCCGAGCCGGAGCCCGCCGGAAGGCTGGAGCTCGCGCTCGCGCTGGATGCGCGGGTGCTGGACGGGCGGCTCGCGAACAACGCCTGGCTGCAGGAGCTGCCCGACCCGCTCACCCAGCTCACCTGGGACAACGCCGCGCTGCTCAGCCCGGACACCGCGCGGCGGCTCGGCGTGGAGGACGGCCAGCACGTGCGCCTCTCCCTGCCCGGGCGCTCGGTGGAGGTGCCGGCGCTGCTCGCCCCGGGCCACGCGGAGGACACGGTGACGCTCGCGCTGGGGGGCGGGCGCGAGGGCGGCGAGCACGTGGCGCGCGGCGTGGGCGTGAACGCCTACCGGCTGCGCACGCAGGCCGAGCCCTGGTTCGCGGCCGGGCTGCAGCTGCACCCGCTCTCCGCGCGCTCGGAGCTCGCGGTGCGCCAGCTGCACGGGCGCATGCTGGAGCGCCCCATCGCACTGCAGGTGCCTCAGGAGGAACTGGAGAGGAAGCCCGAGCTGCTCGAGGGGCTGCGCGAGGAGAAGCAGCACCTCTACCCGTCGCTCACGCGCGAGGGGGGCTACCGCTGGGGCATGGCCATCGACCTGCACCGCTGCACCGGCTGCAGCGCGTGCGTGGTGGCCTGCCAGGCGGAGAACAACATCCCCTCGGTGGGGAGGGACGGCGTGCGGCGCGGGCGCGAGATGCACTGGCTGCGCATCGACCGCTACTTCCTGGGCGAGGAGAGCGACCCGGCCGTCATCCACCAGCCCGTGATGTGCGTGCACTGCGAGTACGCGCCCTGCGAGTACGTGTGCCCGGTGAATGCCACGGTGCACTCGGACGAGGGGCTCAACGAGATGGTCTACAACCGCTGCATCGGCACGCGCTACTGCAGCAACAACTGCCCCTACAAGGTCCGCCGCTTCAACTTCCTGGACTACACGCCGAAGGGGGCGCTCGCGCGCATGCACCAGAACCCCGAGGTGAGCGTGCGCAGCCGCGGGGTGATGGAGAAGTGCACGTACTGCGTGCAGCGCATCGAGCGCGCGCGCATCGCGGCGCGCATCGACGCCGGGGGCCGCGGCCGGCGCATCGGGCGCGACGAGGTGCGCACCGCCTGCCAGCAGACCTGCCCCACGGACGCCATCGTGTTCGGCGACCTCAACGACCCCGAGGCCGAGGTGAGCCGCCGCCACGCGGACGCGCGCCACTACCGGCTGCTCAACGAGCTGGGCACCCGGCCGCGCACGGTGCACCTGGTGCGCGTGAAGCACCCCACCCGGAGGCGCACGTGA
- a CDS encoding cytochrome c3 family protein — protein sequence MKRPLFTPTADSILRLLLAAGAVLPLGGLVLLMVLARSPLGVGSHEPVHQPVQFDHRHHAGDEGLDCRYCHDAVERSASAGLPPTSRCMGCHSQVWNESPLLEPVRASYFSGQSIPWNRVHRLPDFVFFNHSIHVNKGVGCVTCHGRVDSMPLVSQQAPLTMGWCLDCHRNPTPHLRPREAITSMTWRAPGDPAETGRAVQQALHVEPRTNCTTCHR from the coding sequence GTGAAGCGGCCGCTCTTCACCCCCACCGCCGACAGCATCCTGCGCCTGCTGCTCGCAGCGGGGGCGGTGCTGCCGCTCGGGGGCCTCGTGCTGCTGATGGTGCTCGCGCGCAGCCCGCTGGGCGTGGGCTCGCACGAGCCCGTGCACCAGCCGGTGCAGTTCGACCACCGCCACCACGCGGGCGACGAGGGGCTGGACTGCCGCTACTGCCACGACGCGGTGGAGCGCTCCGCGTCCGCGGGCCTGCCGCCCACCTCGCGCTGCATGGGCTGCCACTCCCAGGTGTGGAACGAGAGCCCGCTGCTCGAGCCGGTGCGCGCGAGCTACTTCAGCGGCCAGAGCATCCCGTGGAACCGGGTGCACCGGCTGCCGGACTTCGTCTTCTTCAACCACTCCATCCACGTGAACAAGGGCGTGGGCTGCGTCACCTGCCACGGCCGCGTGGACAGCATGCCGCTCGTCTCGCAGCAGGCGCCGCTCACCATGGGCTGGTGCCTCGACTGCCACCGCAACCCCACGCCCCACCTGCGCCCGCGCGAGGCCATTACGAGCATGACCTGGCGCGCGCCGGGTGACCCCGCCGAGACGGGGCGCGCCGTGCAGCAGGCGCTGCACGTCGAGCCCAGGACGAACTGCACCACATGCCACCGCTGA
- a CDS encoding AI-2E family transporter, translated as MSEAPSRPPDPAVRRALRVGVLLIGLLVLLAALWHVRDVLMLAFLAVLLALVFSFPVGWLQRVMPRGLAVLAVLLLFLGGLGLLGWRVAPVLAEQARELTRSAPQALQDARQWLEHAQRSMGPEGGGAQKPAQPAPAVTVSRAAQLALPAAFTLAEAATTLVLLVVLAAFLVHQPQAYVRGVRRLVPRAHEPVFDEAVARLTHALRQWVGGILVSMLIMGTLTGAGLAIAGIHNWLLLGFITFLGTFVPYVGAIASAVPGLLAGLAQSSHHLLLAMAVYLGIHVVEGYLVQPYVMRRAVEVRPALLLFGQSVALALLGVMGAVVATPLLVCVQVLVGYLWVERRLHKQG; from the coding sequence ATGAGCGAAGCGCCGAGCCGCCCCCCGGACCCCGCCGTGCGCCGCGCCCTGCGCGTGGGCGTGCTGCTCATCGGCCTGCTCGTGCTACTCGCCGCGCTGTGGCACGTGCGCGACGTGCTGATGCTCGCGTTCCTCGCGGTGCTGCTCGCGCTGGTGTTCTCCTTCCCGGTGGGCTGGCTGCAGCGGGTGATGCCGCGGGGGCTCGCGGTGCTCGCGGTGCTGCTGCTCTTCCTCGGGGGCCTGGGGCTGCTCGGCTGGCGCGTGGCGCCGGTGCTCGCGGAGCAGGCGCGCGAGCTCACCCGCAGCGCGCCGCAGGCGCTGCAGGACGCGCGGCAGTGGCTCGAGCACGCCCAGCGCAGCATGGGGCCCGAAGGCGGAGGCGCGCAGAAGCCGGCGCAGCCCGCGCCCGCGGTGACAGTGAGCCGCGCGGCCCAGCTCGCGCTGCCCGCGGCCTTCACGCTCGCCGAGGCTGCCACCACGCTGGTCCTCCTGGTGGTGCTCGCCGCCTTTCTCGTGCACCAGCCGCAGGCGTACGTGCGCGGGGTGCGCCGGCTGGTGCCGCGCGCGCACGAGCCCGTCTTCGACGAGGCGGTGGCGCGGCTCACCCACGCGCTGCGCCAGTGGGTGGGTGGCATCCTCGTCTCCATGCTCATCATGGGCACGCTCACCGGCGCGGGGCTCGCGATCGCGGGCATCCACAACTGGCTGCTGCTGGGCTTCATCACCTTCCTGGGCACCTTCGTGCCCTACGTGGGCGCTATCGCGAGCGCAGTGCCCGGCCTGCTCGCGGGGCTCGCGCAGTCCTCGCACCACCTGCTGCTGGCGATGGCGGTGTACCTGGGCATCCACGTGGTGGAGGGCTACCTCGTGCAGCCCTACGTGATGCGCCGCGCGGTGGAGGTGCGCCCCGCGCTGCTGCTCTTCGGCCAGTCGGTGGCGCTCGCGCTGCTCGGGGTGATGGGCGCCGTGGTCGCCACGCCGCTGCTCGTGTGCGTGCAGGTGCTGGTGGGCTACCTCTGGGTGGAGCGGCGCCTTCACAAGCAGGGCTAG
- a CDS encoding SDR family oxidoreductase produces MGGKRFAGKVVVVTGASSGVGRAIARAFGAEGARVGLIARSQEALENAAAEIVTAGGEARVLPLDVADAAAVEAAADQVVAEWGAIDVWVNDAMVSVFSPVKEMHAEEYRRVTEVNYLGFVYGTLAALKHMRARDAGVIIQIGSALAYRSIPLQSAYCGSKAAIRGFTDSLRSELIHDRSKVKVTMLQLPAVNTPQFDVVRNRLPQHPQPVPPIYQPEVIARAALYAAEHPSRELWVGWSAMKAILGQKFIPGLLDHYLARKAYSGQQTNEVERTPQDNVDAPLPGDRGAHGDFDDRARSHNVELWLRLHRARVGLAATLGLAAVAGAWRLSRAT; encoded by the coding sequence ATGGGAGGCAAGCGCTTCGCGGGCAAGGTGGTGGTGGTGACGGGGGCCTCGAGCGGCGTGGGGCGCGCCATCGCGCGCGCGTTCGGTGCCGAGGGTGCGCGGGTGGGGCTCATCGCGCGCTCGCAGGAGGCGCTGGAGAACGCGGCCGCGGAGATCGTGACGGCCGGCGGCGAGGCGCGGGTGCTGCCCCTGGACGTGGCGGACGCGGCGGCGGTGGAGGCCGCGGCGGACCAGGTGGTGGCCGAGTGGGGCGCCATCGACGTGTGGGTGAACGACGCGATGGTGAGCGTGTTCAGCCCGGTGAAGGAGATGCACGCCGAGGAGTACCGCCGCGTCACCGAGGTCAACTACCTCGGCTTCGTCTACGGCACGCTCGCCGCGCTCAAGCACATGCGGGCGCGCGACGCGGGCGTCATCATCCAGATCGGCTCCGCGCTCGCCTACCGCTCCATCCCGCTGCAGAGCGCCTACTGCGGTAGCAAGGCCGCCATCCGCGGCTTCACCGACTCACTGCGCAGCGAGCTCATCCACGACCGCAGCAAGGTGAAGGTCACCATGCTGCAGCTGCCCGCGGTGAACACGCCGCAGTTCGACGTGGTGAGAAACCGCCTCCCGCAGCACCCGCAGCCGGTGCCCCCCATCTACCAGCCCGAGGTCATCGCGCGCGCGGCCCTCTACGCCGCCGAGCACCCCTCGCGCGAGCTGTGGGTGGGCTGGAGCGCGATGAAAGCCATCCTCGGCCAGAAGTTCATCCCGGGGCTCCTGGACCACTACCTCGCGCGCAAGGCCTACAGCGGCCAGCAGACGAACGAGGTGGAGCGCACGCCGCAGGACAACGTGGATGCGCCCCTGCCCGGAGACCGTGGCGCGCACGGGGACTTCGACGACCGGGCGCGCTCGCACAACGTGGAGCTGTGGCTGCGCCTGCACCGCGCGCGCGTGGGGCTCGCCGCCACGCTGGGGCTCGCGGCCGTGGCAGGTGCCTGGCGGCTCTCGCGCGCGACCTAG